One Fuerstiella marisgermanici DNA window includes the following coding sequences:
- a CDS encoding FkbM family methyltransferase: MRSLAEKLARKIVLRRRLDNEFGRRPFWASPDSALSLLKPGFETFEDLAEVCRTFVKPGDCIWDIGGNLGLFSLMAAHRAGADSVTVCIEPDPVLASLVQRTVLLPENTDRLIHVLCSAVSNESGIAQFAVAARGRSSNSLSVAGGRSQAGGVRYEQYVPTVTVDQLLGSFPSPNLIKIDVEGAEEMVLRGAERTLTECRPFVYIEVGADHINGVTRTLDRHGYSLFDPMRPASGEPIRECCFNTLAIPSECVDAHRQKAA, from the coding sequence ATGCGTTCTCTAGCAGAAAAACTTGCGAGGAAGATTGTACTTCGTCGCCGCCTTGACAACGAATTTGGGCGGCGCCCCTTCTGGGCATCTCCGGACTCCGCATTGTCTTTACTGAAGCCTGGTTTCGAAACATTCGAGGACCTCGCAGAGGTATGTCGGACCTTTGTGAAACCAGGGGACTGCATTTGGGACATTGGTGGCAATCTGGGCCTATTTAGTCTCATGGCAGCTCATCGTGCCGGTGCCGATTCCGTTACCGTTTGTATCGAACCGGATCCAGTCCTGGCCTCGCTGGTTCAAAGAACTGTGCTGCTGCCGGAAAATACGGATCGGCTAATACACGTGCTGTGTTCTGCGGTGTCCAATGAGTCAGGCATCGCTCAGTTTGCTGTCGCTGCGAGAGGTCGATCCTCGAATTCATTGTCGGTCGCGGGCGGGCGCAGTCAGGCAGGAGGCGTACGGTACGAACAGTATGTGCCGACAGTCACTGTCGATCAGTTACTGGGCAGTTTTCCGTCTCCAAATCTGATCAAAATCGATGTTGAAGGAGCAGAGGAGATGGTGTTGCGGGGGGCTGAACGCACGCTCACTGAGTGCAGGCCGTTCGTTTATATCGAAGTTGGAGCCGATCACATCAATGGTGTCACACGCACGTTAGACAGACACGGCTATTCACTCTTCGATCCGATGCGACCAGCATCTGGTGAACCGATCCGGGAATGCTGTTTCAATACTCTTGCGATCCCATCGGAGTGTGTAGATGCTCACCGACAAAAAGCTGCCTAA
- a CDS encoding class I SAM-dependent methyltransferase, with the protein MSIRSAIKNRITPSALKALQNVNYELHLAQVRMANRLFPYRILKRRQLVRQSGIKLHWGCGPRHLDGWLNVDGWASPATDYVHDLRNRLPLADNSVELIFTEHVLEHIEFNKARDVLADFYRVMQPCGRIRIVIPGLAQCCTAYASGEREWFRRIDGPCMSTGMGFNRVFFAHFHRFIYDFETLAIIMREAGFSEVRECVHGGSSDERLRLETDDESRQLVSLYVEAVK; encoded by the coding sequence GTGAGCATTCGTTCCGCAATTAAGAATCGAATTACCCCTTCAGCCCTCAAGGCATTGCAGAATGTCAACTATGAACTGCATTTGGCGCAGGTTCGTATGGCGAACCGTCTGTTTCCATATCGCATTCTCAAGAGACGACAACTCGTCCGCCAGTCCGGTATCAAATTGCACTGGGGATGCGGTCCACGCCATTTGGATGGTTGGTTAAACGTTGATGGATGGGCATCGCCAGCGACAGACTACGTACACGATCTCCGAAATCGTCTGCCACTCGCAGATAACTCTGTGGAACTAATCTTCACAGAACATGTACTTGAGCACATAGAGTTCAACAAAGCTCGAGATGTTCTCGCAGACTTTTACCGGGTCATGCAGCCTTGCGGGCGGATTCGAATCGTCATTCCCGGACTTGCGCAGTGCTGTACTGCCTATGCGTCAGGCGAGAGAGAGTGGTTTCGCCGAATCGACGGACCTTGTATGTCAACCGGGATGGGCTTCAACCGGGTGTTCTTCGCACATTTTCACCGTTTCATCTATGACTTTGAAACCCTTGCAATAATCATGCGAGAAGCCGGTTTCTCAGAAGTGCGCGAGTGTGTTCACGGCGGCAGCAGTGACGAACGACTCCGCCTTGAAACAGACGATGAATCGCGACAGCTCGTGAGCCTTTACGTCGAAGCCGTCAAATAG
- a CDS encoding FkbM family methyltransferase, which yields MSAAVKLKNIVAGISRSCVGRRQLIRGGRFLMNAGMLRGSNDPRTNGELDYLERMIRASGDRSPVVIDVGANYGIYCSHASKLMEGNGRIFAAEPCRATFVQLQQNTAGLPTDIDCMNVAFSDKQGEAQLYVVGAGAGTNSLEAEVTPTDATERVALMTLDHFITAARLDQVDLVKIDTEGHDYAVLCGARQGIGSGKIRALQFEYNWRWISQRSFLRDVFQLIADVDYQFGRVTPDGIEVYDQWHQRMETLVEDNYAIFHSDLGKHLKLISPPGA from the coding sequence ATGTCTGCTGCCGTAAAACTCAAAAATATTGTCGCAGGAATTTCTCGTTCCTGCGTAGGGCGTCGTCAACTGATTCGTGGAGGTCGGTTTTTGATGAACGCAGGAATGCTGCGGGGGTCCAACGATCCGCGGACGAACGGTGAGCTCGACTATCTCGAGCGCATGATCAGGGCCAGCGGCGATCGCTCGCCGGTTGTAATCGACGTCGGTGCGAACTATGGAATTTACTGTTCTCATGCATCGAAATTGATGGAAGGGAATGGGCGAATTTTTGCTGCTGAACCCTGCAGAGCTACCTTCGTTCAACTTCAACAAAATACGGCCGGTCTACCTACCGACATTGATTGCATGAACGTTGCTTTTTCTGACAAGCAGGGTGAGGCACAATTGTACGTGGTCGGTGCAGGCGCGGGCACAAATTCCCTGGAAGCCGAAGTCACGCCCACAGATGCGACAGAACGCGTTGCTCTTATGACGCTCGATCACTTCATAACGGCAGCTCGTCTCGATCAAGTCGATCTCGTCAAAATTGATACCGAAGGACATGATTATGCGGTGCTGTGTGGAGCACGGCAGGGCATCGGATCGGGAAAAATCAGAGCGCTGCAATTCGAATACAACTGGAGATGGATCTCTCAGCGGTCTTTCCTGCGCGACGTGTTTCAGCTAATCGCGGACGTTGACTATCAATTCGGGAGGGTGACGCCTGATGGCATCGAAGTCTACGACCAGTGGCATCAGCGGATGGAGACGCTTGTTGAGGACAACTACGCCATATTCCATAGTGACCTTGGGAAGCATCTAAAATTGATCTCTCCCCCAGGCGCATAA